Within Bifidobacterium dentium JCM 1195 = DSM 20436, the genomic segment CGGATGTTCGTAGTGACGCAGGTTCTCCGGCTTGACGCCAAGGTCGATGTACCACTGGGTGCGGGCATCGATCCAGTACTGGTGCCATTCCTCATCAGTGCCCGGAGCCACGAAGAACTCCATTTCCATCTGCTCGAACTCACGGGTGCGGAAGATGAAATTGCCCGGGGTGATCTCGTTACGGAAGGACTTGCCCATGTTGGCGATGCCGAACGGCGGCTTGGAACGCGAGGAAGTCATCACGTTCTTGAAGTCCACGAAGATGCCCTGCGCGGTTTCCGGACGCAGGTAGTGCAGCGAGTTCTCGTCCTCGACCGGGCCGAGATGGGTGCGCAGCATCATGTTGAAGTCACGCGGTTCGGTCCAGTTGCCGCGGGTGCCGCAGTCCGGGCACACGATGTCCTTCAGGCCATTCTCCGGCAGCTTGTCGCCATGCTTTTCGGCATAGGACTCCTCAAGCTTGTCGGCACGATGGCGCTTGTGGCAGTTGAGGCATTCGATCAGCGGGTCGTTGAACACGGACACGTGGCCGGAAGCCACCCACACGGCCGGCGGGAGGATGATGGACGTGTCGACGCCCACCACGTCACCTCGGGTGACGACCATGGAACGCCACCATTCGCGCTTGATATTGTCCTTCAGCGCGACGCCAAGCGGACCGTAATCCCATGCGGAACGGGTTCCGCCGTAGATTTCACCGGCGGGGAACACAAAGCCGCGACGCTTCGCGAGGGATACGACTTCATCGAGTTTGGATACAGCCACAATGCACCTTCTGGTTTGAACGGTTTGGGGTCTTTTTACAAGCGCACAGCCTACCGGCATGCACTGACAGCAGACGGGGCTGTCTAACTGGAATCCGTACCGCAGAATGATCTCCCCCGACCATACGTCACACGCATGAAACCATATGTTGGCGATGCCTTCAATCATATGGTCAATGGCAAGGATTTCGGTTGACCCGAATGCCTTGTTTTCGCAGCATGCTCACCGCGATTCACTCGCGGCCCGCACGCGCTTTGACGTAGCCGACGAAGCGGTCGACCGCCTCGGGGGTGTCGTGATGGAAGAACAGGCTGGTCTTGGTGTCGAGTCCCGCGATGGTCTTCATTTCGTCGTCGGTGAGACAGAAATCAAAGATGTTTAGATTCTCTTCCATACGCTCCTTATGCGTGGACTTGGGTAGGGCGATGATGTCTCGCTGGGTAAGCCAACGTAGGATCACCTGCGCCACGGATTTGCCGTGCGCTTCGCCAATCTTGGCTAGGGTCGGATTGGAGAACATGTTTTGCATGCCCTCTCCGAACGGCGCCCACGCCTCATGCGCCACACCACGCTTAAGCATGTTCTTATGGGCTTCGATCTGCTGGTTAAGCGGGTTGGTCTCGACCTGGTTGACCATCGGGGCGATTTCATTGAAGGCGACCATATCGGCCAATCGATCCGGATAGAAGTTGCTCACGCCGATGGCACGAATCACACCGTCTTTGTAGAGCTTTTCAAGCGCGCGCCATGCGCCGTAGGTGTCGGAGAACGGCTG encodes:
- a CDS encoding aldo/keto reductase; this encodes MEYLKLANGVEIPKIGYGVFQVGKEDAPRCVREAIETGYRHIDTAQSYFNEAEVGQGIKDSGIDRKNLFLTTKVWISNYGYENTLESIDVSLKKLGTDYLDLVLLHQPFSDTYGAWRALEKLYKDGVIRAIGVSNFYPDRLADMVAFNEIAPMVNQVETNPLNQQIEAHKNMLKRGVAHEAWAPFGEGMQNMFSNPTLAKIGEAHGKSVAQVILRWLTQRDIIALPKSTHKERMEENLNIFDFCLTDDEMKTIAGLDTKTSLFFHHDTPEAVDRFVGYVKARAGRE
- a CDS encoding glycine--tRNA ligase, translated to MAVSKLDEVVSLAKRRGFVFPAGEIYGGTRSAWDYGPLGVALKDNIKREWWRSMVVTRGDVVGVDTSIILPPAVWVASGHVSVFNDPLIECLNCHKRHRADKLEESYAEKHGDKLPENGLKDIVCPDCGTRGNWTEPRDFNMMLRTHLGPVEDENSLHYLRPETAQGIFVDFKNVMTSSRSKPPFGIANMGKSFRNEITPGNFIFRTREFEQMEMEFFVAPGTDEEWHQYWIDARTQWYIDLGVKPENLRHYEHPKEKLAHYSKRTVDIEYKFGFQGSDWGELEGVANRTDFDLSAHAKHSGEDLSYFNQATGEKYVPYVIEPAAGLTRSLMAFLVDAYDVDEAPNTKGGVDKRTVLRLDPRLAPVKAAVLPLSKKPELQSVAQNLADDLRQHDWMIDYDEAGAIGRRYRREDEIGTPLCVTVDFDTLDDQAVTIRERDTMQQERVALDKVADYVAARIGEKHVRYPQVPVEMGGEAWPESVKIAEAGGLY